One window from the genome of Acanthochromis polyacanthus isolate Apoly-LR-REF ecotype Palm Island chromosome 21, KAUST_Apoly_ChrSc, whole genome shotgun sequence encodes:
- the LOC110965616 gene encoding myeloid-associated differentiation marker homolog, with protein MVTLDLKAVTTPVGVLRILAVVLTCISFSLVASVFHTTESFWTYCMFTWCFCFCVTILIIVLEFTSLSAKLPISWNDFTAAFAMLASLMVLVASIVYPRFYACQLCGRQIGASVTSWLCWIVYLSEVIFTRAKPGEISGFLSTVPGLLKVLEAFVACIIFICLDYTGYALFAGLKWCVAVYSICFIFAILVIIFTICRLLTLFPAPFDKVLIVCNVLAVLMYATAAVIWPLYSFRNRSRPSICDLPNVVCGWDLSIVVTIMTYLNLIAYIVDTVYSFRLVFFVSRT; from the exons ATGGTCACCCTGGACCTGAAGGCAGTGACGACGCCGGTGGGCGTTTTGCGGATATTGGCGGTGGTCCTGACCTGCATCTCCTTCAGCTTGGTGGCATCGGTGTTCCACACCACCGAATCCTTCTGGACATACTGCATGTTCACCTGGTGCTTCTGCTTCTGTGTCACCATACTCATAATCGTGCTGGAATTCACCTCTCTCAGTGCAAAGCTGCCCATCTCCTGGAATGACTTCACAGCCGCTTTTGCCATGTTGGCCAGCCTAATG GTGCTGGTAGCGTCCATCGTCTATCCCAGATTCTACGCTTGCCAGCTATGCGGCAGACAAATCGGTGCCTCCGTCACTTCCTGGCTTTGCTGGATCGTTTACCTCTCAGAGGTTATCTTTACCCGAGCCAAGCCTGGAGAAATCAGCGGGTTTCTTTCCACCGTCCCGGGTCTCCTCAAAGTTCTGGAAGCCTTTGTGGCCTGCATCATCTTCATCTGTTTGGACTACACCGGCTACGCTCTATTCGCAGGGCTAAAGTGGTGTGTGGCCGTCTACTccatttgcttcatttttgccATCCTTGTCATCATTTTTACCATCTGCCGCCTGCTGACGCTCTTTCCTGCGCCATTTGACAAAGTGCTGATTGTCTGCAACGTGCTGGCGGTGCTGATGTACGCCACCGCCGCGGTCATTTGGCCGCTGTACAGCTTCAGGAACAGATCCAGGCCGAGCATCTGTGATCTACCGAATGTCGTCTGTGGTTGGGATTTATCAATTGTCGTCACTATCATGACCTACCTCAACCTCATTGCTTACATCGTGGACACGGTTTACTCTTTCAGGCTGGTCTTCTTCGTCAGCCGTACATAG
- the LOC110965618 gene encoding myeloid-associated differentiation marker-like, whose amino-acid sequence MVHVDLHSVTQPVGIMRIMAAILTCMCFILVATVGHVSSPYWAWCMFTWCFCFFFTLCILILEFTTLSTKVPFAWDDFTAAFAMLAGLLCLSASIIYPIFFTCSICHRAIGASVVSWVCFAVYAGEVVITRLRPSGQTSGFLSTLPGIMKMLETFFACLIFTSLETGQYSGSPGLQWCVAVYSLCFIFALLISLLSLGQLTVHFPFSFDKLAIVYNVLAAVMYMTAVVIWPLYSFRNNKRPSNCGSLCPWDKLLVVTFMTIFNAIVYTLDSIYSIRLVFCVSRE is encoded by the coding sequence ATGGTCCATGTGGATTTGCACTCCGTCACCCAGCCGGTGGGCATCATGCGGATAATGGCAGCGATCCTCACCTGCATGTGCTTCATCCTGGTAGCGACAGTGGGCCATGTGTCGTCTCCGTACTGGGCGTGGTGCATGTTCACTTGgtgcttctgcttcttcttcaccCTTTGCATTCTCATCCTGGAGTTCACCACGCTCAGCACCAAGGTGCCTTTTGCCTGGGATGACTTCACGGCCGCCTTCGCCATGCTGGCGGGCCTCCTGTGCCTGTCCGCCTCCATCATCTACCCCATCTTCTTCACCTGTAGCATCTGCCACCGGGCCATTGGTGCCTCCGTGGTGTCCTGGGTGTGTTTTGCGGTGTATGCAGGCGAGGTGGTCATAACTCGCCTTCGTCCGAGCGGCCAAACCAGCGGCTTCCTCTCCACGCTGCCTGGCATCATGAAGATGCTGGAGACCTTCTTCGCCTGCCTCATCTTCACGTCCCTGGAGACGGGCCAGTACTCGGGGTCTCCGGGGCTGCAGTGGTGCGTCGCTGTGTACTCGCTGTGTTTCATCTTCGCCCTCCTCATCAGCCTGCTCAGCCTCGGACAGCTGACCGTTCACTTTCCATTCTCCTTTGACAAGCTGGCGATTGTCTACAACGTTTTGGCAGCGGTGATGTATATGACGGCTGTGGTGATCTGGCCGCTGTACAGCTTCCGCAACAATAAGAGACCCAGTAACTGCGGCTCGCTCTGTCCCTGGGATAAACTGCTGGTGGTGACCTTCATGACCATCTTCAACGCTATCGTCTACACGCTGGACTCCATCTACTCCATACGTCTGGTGTTCTGTGTCAGCAGAGAGTGA